The Branchiostoma lanceolatum isolate klBraLanc5 chromosome 3, klBraLanc5.hap2, whole genome shotgun sequence DNA segment attaACAGACAGCAAACAGAGTTGTTCTATGATAGTGCTGAGGATGGACAAACAGCCTGAGTAAAGTATGAAGGATTACAAACACTCTCACCAGGTGGGAGGAACAAAGCCCCCCGTAGACGACCTTCCTTCAACGGTATCCTCTTGACGCCTTTCCCGAGGTACCATCTTTCCAGACGTGTTGTCACCAGCACTGCAGGGTTCTGTTGCTCCATCACGTCTAAGTGTCCGTCATGCACACTTAGGTCTACCAGGAACGGTGTTGAGACGTCTTTCTTCCTGAGACGGAGTCCAGGTTTCTGACCAGGTGAGGGCTGCATGCTCCAGAACAGACCCATCTGATCAACACCTGTACACGACCAAGGGGAGATTTTGTGCATCATCTCAAGTTAGTCAAGACATATAATACTTTGATACAGACCAAAGATGCTCCTAACATGCACGCTGTACGCTGGGACGCCATGATAGTGCAAAGAAATTATATCTTATTGACATATAGGAACACGGCCTTTGCcataaaacattgcaaaaaaataccTTTATACAGCCCTCCCAGCGAAGGCTGTTTGGCCACAACAACCCTTCCCATGTCATCAGCCCTGTAGTGTGCGTATGACTGGAAGCGGGTGGTACCCTCCACCAGCCGTGCATGTAAGGTGACCGGTTGTCTGGGAGCCAGTCTCTCCACGGTGATGTCCACCTTGTCATCAACCAGGGCTTTGGCTGGAGTCACCAACAGCTGCACCTGGCTGCTCagttttctataaaaaaaaacaatgacaaattgGAGGCATTTTCTAAAGAATGGCATGTTGGATTTTTGGTGAGCTACAAAGGCATTATCTTTTCAAATATACCCAAAGATTATTTGAATCTGAAACGAATCTGTAACTCTATTTGTGCTGATCAGCTCAGGCCAAACCCTCATGCATAGCTTTCGAGCCCAGGAAGGGtagcctgctgaggtagcccaccccactagcctaGCCCACCTTTTCCAGATATCCCTGATCAACTCCATGCATAACTGTTAAATGACTACAATTATGCAACTTTGGGATTAAGACACCATGCTTAAATCAAGTTATACAGGTAGCGTTACACCGTGTTTTAATAAGTGTAGCCTGGATATTTTCTTCTCTATAAATCACAATATTCATTAAGCATAGTGGCACCAATGAGAAAACTTAATcaataatgtatgcataaatgtatataatatcataGTAGCCTACTAGTACTGTGGTCTACTATTTTAATGTAAGCGCAAATACGCAATCCCATAGTCGCCACTTACACAGCTAGCGATATTAATGTAACACCGTTTAGTATATATATCCGTCAACGTTACGTAATGACATTTGTTACCGCCATTGTTCTGACCCTGAGAAACAGCCATatcttatgttgttgttgttgtccttgcttcAAGTTCAACGTCTATTtcatcgctagacgtggtctcttaaTAGCTTAGCTTGGTGCTGGGTTTCACTTGATTCAGTTACGAGTCAACTGCTTTATGCATATGTAAACTGGATGTGAAGGTCCAAAATGGATGTAaagcatcctacctgactgtagactctactctactctactcattaTACATAGTGGATTTTTGTGTGACTACCAGGTGGAAAAATAGACACTAAACAGggacgacaacaacaacaacaacatgtacatattgaGACACCTTTACCTGTATTGCATTCTGGCCATATGAAGCATGGTCACAAGATCCGTTTGCTGTCACGAGACAAACTACATGCTGATGTTCATAAATTTATCTCGCCCTCCCAAGCGCCAAGCGAAAAGTTCACggtgacccttgacctctgaccttatGTATCCTGATTATAAAAGTAATGTACTCATATATTTGTTCATAGCTTGCATGGAGAaaatattactacatgtattataatcaTCATTCACCAGTTTGTATTATTGCAGCCAGTAGGTAACATCTGTAATCAGTattgttgtagttgttgttgttgtccttgtttaacgtctattacttATCGCTAGACGCGTACGTGATCTCTGACGTcatctcttggtgctgggtttcaCCAAGGTCCTTGGTTTCActtggttcagttacgagtcTCTCTAGGTATTTAGCACTTGGTGACTTTTATTTGCGTGTTGCAGTAATAGATTCTATGAGAGTGCATCAAGTCTGTGCTGATTCTCGATGTACCGAGAGAAAGCTGAATATATCAGATGTTGTTTGTCAGTCAGGAAGGTCTTCTCTCATCCGGGCGGCAAGAGTGACGATATCCGTGTCCCTGCTTTCCTCTGTAAAATGAAGCTGTTGTAATGTGCTCGAGACACCGCCTccacacgggacccccattttacatctttTCTGAAAGATGGTGTAGCCCCGACTAGGATACCCGGATGATATTGGTGTGTTCTTTGTCTTTCAGTAAGGTCCGATAGTACCATCCGCATAAATGTTCACCTCTACCACACCTCAACGATATCGCAGCGTTTTAGCAAACACCCTCGTCATTTTTCAACTATTTTAGTGAATATGGGCTGCAATGTTATATAGATAGAAATGTTCAACACATATCGTTGGCCCTGTTCCGTCTTAATTGGATAGTTAAGATAAGGTATTGGGAGCAGAAGTGGTGTATAgtgtacaatcaacaacaaaatgacactcgTACGCAATCTTATCTAAATCATAATATTCTTTGCTGCAAAGGAATTCGGTCTGCCTTTTTCAATGTGAAGTTTGTGTGAACTAATTCGGAGTTTTGTGATGGCTGTTTGaatgtttgtagtttttagATGTGTCTCTTCGTAGTAagcattttaaagtaaatatgCTCGTATTATGATGTTACTACGCATTTCTGTTGTTATACATAGCAAGAAATTGGACATAGAACAACAAGGCACATATTAGAATCTTACAGAAAATCTTACATCGGATAAAATTGTACCCAAGGGGATTCATCGTTTTGTGTCATTACTTGGTTAGATTAAGCTTATGCAACCTTTTATTCTAAACCTTCAATTGTAGATTGCTCACTGGGTTTTGCTTATATACCATAACTTGGCATAAGCAAGCAGGCTCCTGGAAAAAACGAAGgcttggctttttttttaaatcatacatCTTACGGTAACGTGTCCTTAGcgtttttcaaatctttcatcTTACAGACACAGGTCATTAACTACTATGGTAAATTGACAAGGTTGTGACAATCTTTGATTAATTGGGCTCTGCTTCTTACTCATGAGCATAGAGTGTTCTGAAAAAACGAAGTTTCTTTCCtccaaatcttacatcttaAACTACAAGGTTCCTGGAAAAACGAAGGCTTTCTCCAAATCTTGCATCTTACATCTTGCAGACATGGGTTATCAAACAGTGTGTGAGTGTGGGTTGGAATGCATTCcctccagcccacccacagatTAACATAtattttcctcaaggaaattccattagatACCAAACCACCATGAATAGCcttggggcccagaaagggtagaatgctgaggtagcccaccccactagcccaccccaccATTTCCGCGAACCCCATAAAGATCAACCTGTACGTGTTTTTCAGCATCATTGTATGAAAACAAAAGAGTCAAATATGTTGGTAACGTGTAGGGTACACATGTCACATTGACTCGTGAACGATGGTCCCTTGCATTTTATTTGTTGACGTTAAAAATCCTTAACACATTGGGTTTTTTCTTATCATTACCATTACAGGTCTTCTGCTTGTCATATGTCTTATAGCCAGAAAAACACGGCCATTTCTTCCTTCTTCTAAGTAATTGTACCCTCTTCCTGATGTATAAGTCGTTACTCAGTTAAGGCAAAATAATTCGACCGGGTACAACAATAGGTGCAAAACGAGAACAATCAATCTATCATTTACAACCACGTGCTTTGGCTTCCGTGTGCGAAGACGCTTGCTGGATAAAACCCCACAATATGCTGTGGACCTTAACAGCTCTTCAAAAACCTTTTCATTTATGTGTAGAATTGTCTTGTTTCGCTGGCTAGGTTTTCAGCCAATCCCCAAGCTGGGACCTGTATGCAAAGACAGTACATATTCAACGTTCAGTACTACATTAATGGTTAAAACACCAGCATCATTGAAGCAGCCACAACAATATTAGGCCTTTTACGAACACTCATCTTAAAAGATACAGATTTCTGTAATGGTTATGTTATAATTTTCTGATCCCCAATAATAAGCCTCTTGTTGTCCGCAAAATACAGTGAACCTAGGGTAACAGCGGATGCCTTCATTACAATATAGGTACACAGTTTTCAAATAAACATCATTCATGAAGCCACACATGGAAAGTCAACCTGCGTACAACAGTTAGTTTGGGAAGGGGAGTAGGGAAAGAAATGATTAAGTATAATTGATCAAGGGTAAAGAAATAAGAGACCACAAAGCAATAAAACAAGAAGAAGTATGAACAAACGACCCACATGTTTTGTCAGCGTCGGCCACTCATGAGCAGCTCGTTGGAGTTGATAGGGTTGGGTCCACGTGCAGTGGAGTAGTACTGGTTCAGTCGGTCTAGTACCGTTCCCACAAGCCCAGTACTTAGTCTGGCATCTGAGAAAATAAAAGTTAGTCAGCTATCGGCACCAAACAAAAggtagtgttgtttttttccttcaagTTAGTCATCCAGCGTGTACGaaggttttcatgttttttgttaTCAACGGTTAATCGCTCGCTCACGGCTTCAAACATCACACTTCAATAAGTTAAACGTTGGCTGTTAACGTGGATATTCATGATGTCCGACTGACATGTGTCACGATCACGCTAAAGGGCGGCTTTACCAGTGGGATATATAGGGCTGACACCATATGAAAATGGTATAGTTAATAAAACTGGAAAGAAAAAAGGTGGTTAACCAGCTCAAATTTCTTATTTAATATTGCAAAcaaatagcctgggtgccatcctaatttctaccggggctcctacactcgctaccctcgggtagcgagtgtaggagcccctgtagaaattaggatggcacccaggctagcaaaCAAAGCCTACTTTTGACCTCAATTACTGCTATCCATCCGCGCTGTGAATACAAGACAACAGATCTCTCCTTACGTCAAAACAAACGGTGAACTGAACAAATTATCGTTGACCCTACATGTTCCGTCTAACATAGAAAAAGTCTCCAATGCCAAACTGGaccaacattttcaagaaatttTAGAAAAGAAATATTGTGAAGGAAGTCAAGCAGGCACTACAATCTTGCAAAGCAACTGTGACGTCTGCCCTATACAGAAGTAAGTAGATACTACTATATATACAGTCAATATGACGTCATTTGCAACACGTTGGATTACAGTGTAGGTCTGTTTAAGCGCCAAAATGCTGCTGCTGTAATCCAATTAACCGCCAATATGGTCGCCGAGGATTTAAAGTATAATTGCAAACCGttatgacgtcaatgaaaagcATCGATTTCGAATCTGTAAGACCCGTAGCTCACCACCTGTCCGTTTGTCGAACCCCTCCGTTTCGTCCCTGCTGGTGTCGTAGAACTTTCTCCGGATGAGACTTCTGATCTCATCCACGCTGTAGCGGGTATCGCCCTCGGTCTTCCTGATGCCGTGGTCCTGTGGGCCGTTACCGAGGTCCAGGAGAACGGTCCGGCAGCTCGTGACGTCAGCATACAGCAGCAAGATGGCCGATAGGACCAGGATGCACTGTGGCGATTGGAACAGTTGCTTCATCTCCTACTTGCTGCAGAAAAGATTTGTTGGTAATCATAAGTGTCGACGCTCCAAAAAATTAATAACTTGGGATTTAATAACTTTGTAAACCGTTATCAGCCCATAGCTTCGTGATAGTAACCTACTAGACGCCCCTCCTTAAAAACAAAGTTCACATTTGGTGCGTGTATAACGCGATCGGTGGTCAAAGAAAATATTGCCACAACTGCGAGGGCACCTGAGAGACATCTCCATATAGCACGTAGAAATTCTGGAACTTGGTACAAATTCCGCTAGAGAGCGCAGTACTGTTGGATATTAGCAACCACCATTAACCCAGCAAACATGGTCGCTCTCAATCATTGAGCAAGCTATTTTCATGTAATCCTCTGTACGGACTTCATCATCTTCACACGCCAGGGCTATTTGCTTTAATGCTTAACGTAGCAATCGGTACTGACAAGGTTATGATATGTGCTGTGGTAAGCTACAAATGAAACACGTATCATATCATAAACGGTCAAACTACGTAGTGACAGACAAAAGTCTGAAACGTcgatctgaaacgtctgaacgtTTACGAAACTTATctagttgcttgggtaacttttgtattgtgtatcttatcaccttCATCGACGCACGAACCGTATTATTGTGGCACATCAagtacattaggccacagcaagttaattttatggatgacatcctccgcagactccaaaactaatgagatagggccaaaaaaacaagattcctttattttcaaatttgagatcataaattatgttaaacaagaattgaggcgacaaaatatgatatcacgaccaacaggtctttcattcctgtattcagccaatgaggtttcatatatgatataaaacctcattgattcaacagtaaacatgtccctgtaaatgtgtatacatctcaatagactaactacaacaaatgcagaaaagaacttGCGCaattgttgtaccatcatctgaagcaactgcactgggtattcatatgcgatgaaacaccttgtgtgtACATCTTAATTAActacaaccaaggacattatataatgcaaggcatatttgccaatttttggcatgttgaccaccgtcggagggcaatgaaatttcttgtttttttttagaaatcaggcgaaaattactgagcgcgctgatgtcatccataaaaatgacttgctgtggccttacggTACACCgggcccgggggggggggggggtaaacgTATGACTACTCAGACTGCAGTGACGACAGTAGTCGATATGTGACGCTGTTGACATGCAGATGACAAAAGCACAAACAGCAACCCCTCCaacatatacaatacatgtacatcaatgtaCTTATCATATCATTATGGTTTGTTTGACTTGAATTGACTATAAACACACGTCCTATGTAGACCCCGATCTCCTGACAGATTGTATAAATGCCACTTTTCCCTGCACAATAATGAAATATTCATCGCTACCaaaatttcaataaaaatgATAGGATTATGTGTATAGATAAGAACATGAGCatatggacaattgagctggcTGTGTGATGAAGATTAGCGATTGCAGGACAAAGGAACAGACACTGCATTAAACTTGTATGTACTATATCAAACTAAATCTGAATACTGGATTGTTGCCTCGTGACGAGCTCTTCAGTAAAGGTCGTCTGACAGTAAAGGTTCATCGCCTGATGTCCAGACCTGATTAGCTTGCTTTTTAATGCGGTTAATGAGCTGAACTCAGAGCTCCACTGATGCTGATGTTAAAGATGCAAAAGTGACATCGCAACGAGCAAACGAAGTGTGACAAAGAATACAGAATGCCCTGGTCCCCCCTGAACCTTTGAGTGCAACATGCCACAGATCCAGATACGAGTAGGTGTGTTTTAAAAAGTCAACAGGTCGAAATTTTGGATGGTTTCAAAGGAAGAACTTCCATCCCTTACGGCCCTTGCGAAAGACGGGTTCAGTCCCAACAGAGATGTCCTGTCccgggattgaaccggggtctccaagtaCCCAACAAGGATTGGAACCagcagctcaactgtgaggctgctaccagttaaaCTACAGGTACATCCATGGGCAGATATGTTAACCCGCATTTGCTGATTAACGTTACAGCAGGCTGTGCAATGTAAAAATGACGACCTTTCGTACTGGAAATGCCATTTGCTCTCTAACGcatttgatacatacatgtcaCATTGCCAAAGGGTACAGCAGATGCATTTTCTGTAGTTAAGGTGAGGTGGTGCTATATTTGACTGGCTCCTGCACACGTGCACGGTGGAAATCAATGGCGGAAGAACATTATGCCGGAAGTCTTAAACGACAGTTTTTATTTACTGAAAATACAGTATTGTGTGCTAGACCCCATTGTGATGTTAAAATTAGCTTCAAACAGATTTCCAAGAACTTACGGGAGCAGCATTTGAATGTGTAACAGACGTCAAAGATCCTATCACCTGTAGACATGGATAGTTGCTCGTGACACAGTCTGTTTACAGGCCCTGCAGAAACGCCCTGATCTCCCGGGAGACTCCGGGATAATTTAGCGCGAAGTAATCTGTTCTGATCTGCTGTTTAATTGCTTGTGTAACTCTTGCCTGTGTAACGAGACACCAACATGCCAGTGGGCACGGTGACTGCCATTTGATGAACACTGTCGATATCTGTCCTCAGAAGAACCGTTATGTTACCGTGGACAGCATTAATGTTTAACTGGTAAAACAAGCAAACTTCGGGCAGTAACAATCTCTATACTAAACGCAGGAGCTACATATCTTTATGTTTAGTTTTGATTAGTGCTGAAAACCATACCATCAAAATGATCAAAGACTGTTTCATAAGCGTTGTCTTGAGGGATTAATCTTTCCAGAAGGTTTGTAACCGTATAAGAATCGATTGGTTTTCTGTCATTAAACATTTCCACGTTAGAACTGATATAGTTTATCATTTTACTACCGTTCTTGTTGTTCACCACGCATTATTAGTCATGAGATAGAGCATTTTATATCTATTTTTACATAGAAATAAACAATACAACTCATATGTGTCATAACTATACCTCCAGTCTCGAAAGGTTTGTACTAACGTTACACATTAAGCTTATCTtaaagagctacatgtagatttatCTGAGAATGCCAGGTTGTCATTTTGTATCCGACCGATCGTACCTCTGCCAATCAGCAAT contains these protein-coding regions:
- the LOC136430256 gene encoding uncharacterized protein isoform X2; this translates as MKQLFQSPQCILVLSAILLLYADVTSCRTVLLDLGNGPQDHGIRKTEGDTRYSVDEIRSLIRRKFYDTSRDETEGFDKRTDARLSTGLVGTVLDRLNQYYSTARGPNPINSNELLMSGRR
- the LOC136430256 gene encoding uncharacterized protein isoform X1; the encoded protein is MKQLFQSPQCILVLSAILLLYADVTSCRTVLLDLGNGPQDHGIRKTEGDTRYSVDEIRSLIRRKFYDTSRDETEGFDKRTGDARLSTGLVGTVLDRLNQYYSTARGPNPINSNELLMSGRR
- the LOC136430252 gene encoding acyl-coenzyme A thioesterase 1-like, whose amino-acid sequence is MLHMARMQYRKLSSQVQLLVTPAKALVDDKVDITVERLAPRQPVTLHARLVEGTTRFQSYAHYRADDMGRVVVAKQPSLGGLYKGVDQMGLFWSMQPSPGQKPGLRLRKKDVSTPFLVDLSVHDGHLDVMEQQNPAVLVTTRLERWYLGKGVKRIPLKEGRLRGALFLPPDYSQTCTSDLPVHKEHLANVNTFIGPLICPGH